Proteins encoded within one genomic window of Streptomyces profundus:
- a CDS encoding MFS transporter: protein MRSASPWRVADFRRLITAITLSQLATNAAYVGVPLLAVLALDAGPGQVGALAALSTTAFLVIGLPAGAWVDRMRHRAVLIGAELVRAAAFASVPLAWWADALTLAQLYAVVLLAGCATVFADVGAQSVLPRMVSPEALVPANAAVVSLIAAGNVAGRGVGGALVQLLTAPVALACTALGYLASALRLTGLRRAPAPPAPAPGIRLRAQIAEGTRHVLGNAELRALALTAALSNLGAQMVNTMLPIVFVQELGLSAGALGLFWAAGGIGLLLGARCAGSAAVRLGHGRTLALAGVCLGPAALLVPLVGDGVRLWIAGAGWLVAMFKIGMDNVLGVSLRQRMTPPPLLGRMNATFRFLLTGALAVGAAVAGLLGGVAGVRLTVWTGAAIVTLAFLPVFLSPVRRRRELPPQAG, encoded by the coding sequence GTGAGGTCCGCCTCGCCGTGGCGGGTGGCCGACTTCCGTCGGCTGATCACCGCCATCACGTTGAGCCAACTCGCCACCAACGCCGCCTATGTCGGCGTCCCGCTGCTCGCCGTGCTGGCGCTGGACGCGGGCCCTGGGCAGGTCGGCGCGCTCGCGGCGCTGAGCACGACGGCGTTCCTCGTCATCGGACTGCCGGCGGGCGCCTGGGTCGACCGGATGCGGCATCGCGCGGTGCTGATCGGCGCGGAACTCGTCCGCGCGGCGGCGTTCGCCTCGGTGCCGCTGGCCTGGTGGGCGGACGCGCTGACCCTGGCGCAGCTGTACGCCGTGGTGCTGCTGGCCGGCTGCGCCACCGTCTTCGCCGACGTCGGGGCCCAGAGCGTGCTGCCCAGGATGGTGAGCCCGGAGGCGCTGGTTCCGGCCAACGCCGCCGTGGTCAGCCTGATCGCCGCCGGCAACGTGGCCGGCCGGGGCGTCGGCGGCGCGCTGGTCCAACTGCTCACCGCGCCCGTGGCGCTGGCCTGCACCGCGCTCGGCTATCTGGCCTCGGCCCTGCGGCTGACCGGTCTCCGCCGCGCCCCGGCGCCGCCAGCGCCCGCGCCCGGCATCCGGCTGCGCGCCCAGATCGCCGAGGGCACCCGTCATGTCCTGGGCAACGCGGAGCTGCGCGCCCTCGCGCTGACCGCCGCGTTGAGCAATCTCGGCGCACAGATGGTGAACACCATGCTGCCGATCGTCTTCGTTCAGGAACTCGGCCTGTCGGCTGGCGCGTTGGGCCTCTTCTGGGCGGCGGGCGGCATCGGTCTGCTGCTGGGCGCCCGCTGTGCGGGCTCGGCCGCCGTCCGGCTCGGGCATGGCCGCACCCTCGCGCTGGCCGGGGTCTGCCTGGGTCCTGCGGCGCTGCTCGTGCCGCTCGTCGGCGACGGCGTCCGGCTGTGGATCGCGGGCGCCGGTTGGCTTGTCGCCATGTTCAAGATCGGCATGGACAACGTGCTCGGTGTCAGCCTCCGCCAGCGCATGACGCCGCCCCCGCTGCTGGGGCGGATGAACGCCACCTTCCGGTTTCTGCTGACGGGGGCCCTTGCCGTGGGCGCCGCCGTGGCGGGGCTGCTCGGCGGGGTCGCGGGCGTGCGCCTCACGGTGTGGACGGGCGCCGCGATCGTCACCCTGGCGTTTCTGCCGGTCTTCCTCTCCCCGGTCCGCCGCCGAAGGGAGCTGCCGCCGCAGGCGGGGTGA
- a CDS encoding GNAT family N-acetyltransferase — MSSLSAHELTVASVRLSDPLTRPLLRELEHEYTVRYGPAAGGEMSRYPEDEFAPPHGLLLLLLHRGDTVAGGAYRRYDAHTAELKRIWTHSAHRRQGLARRVVAELERAAARSYRRIWLTTGPRQPEARDLYLDAGYTPLFDMAADPETLPYLPFEKHLTPHPPH, encoded by the coding sequence ATGTCGTCCCTTTCCGCCCATGAGCTGACCGTCGCTTCGGTGCGCCTGTCCGACCCGCTGACCCGTCCGCTGCTGCGCGAGCTGGAGCACGAGTACACCGTCAGGTACGGCCCGGCGGCCGGCGGCGAGATGAGCCGCTATCCGGAGGACGAGTTCGCCCCGCCGCACGGCCTGCTGCTGCTCCTGCTGCACCGGGGCGACACGGTCGCCGGCGGCGCCTACCGGCGCTACGACGCGCACACCGCCGAGCTCAAACGCATCTGGACCCACTCGGCGCACCGCCGCCAGGGGCTGGCCCGCCGCGTGGTCGCCGAGCTGGAGCGCGCGGCGGCCCGGAGCTACCGGCGGATCTGGCTGACCACGGGGCCCCGGCAGCCGGAGGCCAGGGATCTCTATCTGGACGCCGGCTACACCCCGCTGTTCGACATGGCGGCGGACCCGGAGACGCTCCCCTACCTCCCCTTCGAGAAGCACCTCACCCCCCACCCACCGCACTGA
- a CDS encoding M14 family metallopeptidase, whose amino-acid sequence MRRFPRGRRTAIAATVLTLTLALASGGALASAATDETEPTAATVRQYEVDGVATAVERTDLARTGTAIDEVRASSVVITTDQAHADRLADLGYRLTALTAPTERGDGEIRVAAPEDYHTYAEALADVAQLEAAHPDLVSSQVIGESYEGRDIVAVKVSANVAVDEDEPEVLLTANQHAREHLTVEMALYTLGELTSQYGTDPEITALLDSRELWVIPSVNPDGKIYDQESGSFRSWRKNRQPNAGSSAIGTDLNRNWAYEWGCCGGSSGSPSSDTYRGSGPESGPETAVVADFARGRVVGGEQQITAHIDFHTYGELVLWPYGYTYADTAPGLTADDAATFEALGTAMADTNGYTPQQSSDLYITDGSINDWLWADQGIFSFTFEMYPTSQAGGGFYPPGSVIDRETSRNREAVLTLLDYADCAYRAAGLEAEYCAS is encoded by the coding sequence ATGCGCAGATTCCCGCGCGGCAGGCGGACCGCCATCGCCGCGACCGTTCTCACCCTCACCCTGGCCCTCGCCTCCGGCGGCGCCCTGGCCAGCGCGGCCACGGACGAAACGGAGCCGACGGCGGCCACCGTCCGACAGTACGAGGTCGACGGCGTGGCCACCGCCGTGGAGCGGACGGACCTGGCCCGCACCGGCACCGCGATCGACGAGGTCCGCGCCTCGTCCGTCGTCATCACCACCGACCAGGCCCACGCCGACCGGCTGGCCGACCTCGGCTACCGGCTGACGGCCCTCACCGCGCCCACCGAGCGCGGCGACGGCGAGATCCGCGTCGCGGCCCCGGAGGACTACCACACCTACGCCGAGGCACTGGCCGACGTCGCCCAGCTGGAGGCCGCCCACCCGGACCTGGTCAGCAGCCAGGTGATCGGCGAGTCCTACGAGGGCCGCGACATCGTCGCCGTCAAGGTCAGCGCGAACGTGGCCGTCGACGAGGACGAGCCCGAGGTGCTGCTCACCGCCAACCAGCACGCCCGCGAACACCTCACCGTCGAGATGGCCCTCTACACCCTCGGTGAGCTGACCTCGCAGTACGGCACCGACCCCGAGATCACCGCCCTCCTCGACAGCCGCGAGCTGTGGGTGATCCCCTCGGTGAACCCGGACGGCAAGATCTACGACCAGGAGTCCGGCTCCTTCCGCAGCTGGCGCAAGAACCGGCAGCCCAACGCCGGCTCGTCCGCCATCGGCACCGACCTGAACCGGAACTGGGCGTACGAGTGGGGCTGCTGCGGCGGCTCGTCCGGCTCGCCGAGCAGCGACACCTACCGTGGCTCGGGCCCGGAGTCGGGCCCCGAGACGGCCGTCGTCGCCGACTTCGCGCGCGGCCGGGTGGTCGGCGGCGAGCAGCAGATCACCGCGCATATCGACTTCCACACCTACGGTGAGCTGGTGCTGTGGCCGTACGGCTACACCTACGCCGACACCGCGCCAGGGCTCACCGCCGACGACGCGGCGACGTTCGAGGCGCTCGGCACGGCGATGGCCGACACCAACGGCTACACCCCGCAGCAGTCGAGCGACCTCTACATCACCGACGGCTCGATCAACGACTGGCTCTGGGCGGACCAGGGGATCTTCTCGTTCACCTTCGAGATGTACCCGACGTCCCAGGCGGGCGGCGGCTTCTACCCGCCGGGCAGCGTGATCGACCGGGAGACCAGCCGCAACCGGGAGGCCGTGCTGACGCTGCTCGACTACGCGGACTGCGCCTACCGGGCCGCGGGCCTGGAGGCGGAGTACTGCGCGAGCTGA
- a CDS encoding amino acid ABC transporter permease codes for MNSAPPAAPVPTQRAAPDEPDELSGLTVVPARYYGRWLAGTVTLVLVAQFGYGLATNPGWEWSTFFDYLFAESVLKAVWLTVQLTFYGTALGFTLGVVLAVMRLSSSPVLRGVAWTYIWAFRSIPLIVQLLFWFNLAYLYQELGFGIPFGPVFWTFETMHLIGPITAAVIGLALHQAAYAAEIVRGGIIAVDPGQREAAAALGLPRLRQFRRIVLPQAMRGILPNAANEIISLFKGTSIVSVMAVGELFYQVQVIYGRNGRVVPLLMVATVWYILLTTVLSIAQHYVERRFARGAERQPVPGALERLRRRPPGAPRAPRALRRPRPPGPTASAEAAPETGAGR; via the coding sequence GTGAACAGCGCGCCACCCGCCGCTCCCGTTCCCACGCAACGCGCCGCGCCGGACGAACCCGACGAGCTGTCCGGACTGACGGTGGTCCCCGCCCGCTACTACGGCCGCTGGCTGGCCGGCACCGTCACGCTGGTGCTGGTGGCGCAGTTCGGCTACGGCCTGGCCACCAACCCCGGCTGGGAGTGGTCGACGTTCTTCGACTACCTCTTCGCCGAGAGCGTGCTCAAGGCGGTCTGGCTCACCGTCCAACTCACCTTCTACGGCACGGCGTTGGGGTTCACCCTCGGCGTGGTGCTGGCCGTGATGCGGCTCTCCAGCAGCCCGGTGCTGCGCGGCGTGGCCTGGACCTACATCTGGGCCTTCCGCTCGATACCGCTGATCGTGCAGCTGCTGTTCTGGTTCAACCTCGCCTATCTCTACCAGGAGTTGGGCTTCGGCATCCCGTTCGGCCCGGTCTTCTGGACCTTCGAGACCATGCATCTGATCGGGCCGATCACGGCGGCCGTGATCGGCCTGGCCCTGCACCAGGCCGCCTACGCGGCCGAGATCGTGCGCGGCGGCATCATCGCGGTCGACCCGGGCCAGCGGGAGGCGGCAGCCGCCCTCGGGCTGCCCAGGCTCCGGCAGTTCCGCCGCATCGTGCTGCCGCAGGCCATGCGCGGCATCCTGCCCAACGCCGCCAACGAGATCATCAGCCTCTTCAAGGGCACCTCGATCGTCTCGGTGATGGCCGTGGGCGAGCTGTTCTACCAGGTGCAGGTGATCTACGGCCGCAACGGCCGGGTGGTGCCGCTGCTGATGGTGGCCACCGTCTGGTACATCCTCCTGACCACCGTGCTGTCGATCGCCCAGCACTATGTGGAGCGGCGCTTCGCCAGAGGCGCCGAACGGCAGCCGGTGCCCGGCGCGCTGGAGCGGCTGCGCCGCAGACCGCCCGGGGCGCCCCGGGCCCCCCGCGCCCTGCGGCGCCCCCGACCACCGGGGCCGACGGCGAGCGCCGAGGCGGCGCCCGAGACGGGAGCCGGACGATGA
- a CDS encoding ABC transporter ATP-binding protein, translated as MTALSVRGLTMAYGRGEPVLSGLDLEVAGGELTAVLGAPGCGKTTLLRIIAGFLTPTGGTVTANGRTLSGPGVRVPPEKRGIGIVAQEGALFPHLSVERNIAFGLSRVKRVDRRARIEESLALVGLDGFGGRMPYELSGGQRQRVALARVLVPHPALVLLDEPFDAVDSTLRVGLRNDVRRALAAMGSTAILVTHDPEEAVSVADRVAVLSEGRVLRHDIPRRPSRRPVGR; from the coding sequence GTGACCGCTCTGTCCGTCAGGGGGCTGACCATGGCCTACGGCCGGGGCGAGCCCGTGCTCAGCGGGCTCGATCTGGAGGTCGCCGGCGGCGAACTGACCGCCGTGCTGGGCGCGCCCGGCTGCGGCAAGACGACCCTGCTGCGGATCATCGCCGGCTTTCTGACGCCCACCGGCGGGACGGTCACCGCGAACGGCCGCACTCTGTCCGGCCCTGGGGTGCGGGTGCCGCCGGAGAAACGTGGCATCGGCATCGTCGCCCAGGAGGGCGCGCTCTTTCCCCATCTGAGCGTCGAGCGCAATATCGCCTTCGGCCTGAGCCGGGTCAAGCGCGTCGACCGTCGGGCGCGGATCGAGGAGTCGCTGGCCCTGGTCGGCCTGGACGGGTTCGGTGGGCGCATGCCCTATGAGCTGTCCGGCGGTCAGCGCCAACGCGTCGCCCTGGCCCGCGTGTTGGTGCCGCACCCGGCGCTGGTGCTGCTGGACGAGCCGTTCGACGCGGTGGACAGCACCCTGCGGGTGGGGCTGCGGAACGATGTCCGCCGGGCCCTGGCGGCGATGGGCAGCACCGCGATCCTGGTGACGCACGACCCGGAGGAGGCGGTCTCGGTCGCCGACCGGGTGGCGGTGCTGAGCGAGGGACGGGTGCTGCGGCACGACATCCCCCGCCGGCCCTCCCGCCGGCCGGTCGGACGATAG
- a CDS encoding amino acid ABC transporter ATP-binding protein: protein MSGPTPMVEVRGVTKSFGAVEVLHGIDLRVQPGEVTAILGPSGSGKSTLLRAINHLERPDTGLVHVDGELIGYRRSGNRLHELKERAVLRQRAHIGFVFQNFHLFPHLTAQENVAEAPIAALRRPRAEARRQAAELLDRVGLGDRLDAYPRQLSGGQQQRVAIARALGQTPKVLLFDEPTSALDPELVGEVLTVIRDLARGGTTMIVVTHEVGFAREIADTVVFMDQGRIVEQGPPGVVLDDPAHERTRAFLAQVR, encoded by the coding sequence ATGAGCGGCCCGACCCCCATGGTGGAGGTCCGTGGGGTGACGAAGAGCTTCGGCGCCGTCGAGGTGCTGCACGGCATCGACCTCCGGGTGCAGCCCGGCGAGGTCACCGCGATCCTCGGCCCGTCGGGCTCGGGCAAGTCCACCCTGCTGCGCGCCATCAACCATCTGGAGCGCCCGGACACCGGCCTGGTCCATGTCGACGGCGAGCTGATCGGCTACCGGCGCAGCGGCAACCGCCTCCACGAGCTGAAGGAACGCGCGGTGCTGCGGCAGCGGGCGCATATCGGCTTCGTCTTCCAGAACTTCCACCTCTTCCCGCACCTCACCGCCCAGGAGAACGTTGCCGAGGCCCCGATCGCCGCGCTGCGCCGGCCACGCGCCGAGGCCCGGCGGCAGGCCGCCGAGCTGCTGGACCGCGTCGGCCTCGGCGACCGCCTGGACGCCTATCCGCGCCAGCTGTCCGGCGGCCAGCAGCAGCGCGTCGCGATCGCCCGCGCCCTGGGCCAGACCCCCAAGGTGCTGCTCTTCGACGAGCCCACGTCCGCGCTCGACCCCGAGCTGGTGGGCGAGGTCCTCACCGTGATCCGGGATCTGGCCCGGGGCGGCACCACCATGATCGTGGTCACCCACGAGGTGGGCTTCGCCCGCGAGATAGCCGACACCGTCGTCTTCATGGACCAGGGCCGGATCGTCGAACAGGGCCCGCCCGGCGTCGTGTTGGACGACCCGGCCCATGAACGCACCCGCGCCTTCCTCGCCCAGGTCCGCTGA
- a CDS encoding transglycosylase SLT domain-containing protein — protein sequence MTVSSQGAGARVVRPVVMAGIVTVGATALSLPFATSAMAAEADGVTRAAEGTSAPAAFAPEGADGPLGQATTAGGDEERDVEKPVEEPAEDRAEKAAEKDEPKPEPKPESDGVDGRADGFDEDEGRGEDYHDDGSLVVIPKHEQPTPEPASDEEIDGWIREALEVLEEEGIPASYEGIHKNLMRESSGDPLTINLWDTNAEQDIPSKGLLQVIDPTFEQYHVEGTSENIYDPVANIAAACNYAADRYGSMDNVDSAY from the coding sequence ATGACTGTTTCTTCGCAGGGTGCGGGTGCTCGCGTTGTTCGTCCGGTGGTGATGGCCGGGATCGTGACGGTGGGTGCTACGGCGCTTTCGTTGCCGTTCGCGACGTCTGCCATGGCCGCTGAGGCGGATGGTGTGACGCGGGCGGCCGAGGGTACGTCGGCTCCGGCGGCGTTCGCTCCCGAGGGTGCGGATGGTCCGCTCGGTCAGGCCACCACTGCCGGTGGGGACGAGGAGCGGGACGTCGAGAAGCCGGTCGAGGAGCCCGCTGAGGACAGGGCTGAGAAGGCTGCTGAGAAGGATGAGCCGAAGCCTGAGCCGAAGCCGGAGTCCGATGGTGTGGATGGTCGGGCTGATGGGTTTGATGAGGATGAGGGTCGTGGTGAGGACTACCACGATGATGGTTCGCTGGTGGTGATTCCGAAGCATGAGCAGCCGACGCCTGAGCCGGCTTCGGATGAGGAGATCGATGGTTGGATTCGTGAGGCGCTTGAGGTGCTGGAGGAGGAGGGTATTCCGGCCAGCTACGAGGGTATTCACAAGAATCTGATGCGGGAGTCGAGTGGTGATCCGTTGACGATCAACCTGTGGGACACGAACGCGGAGCAGGACATTCCGTCGAAGGGTCTGCTTCAGGTGATCGACCCGACGTTTGAGCAGTACCACGTCGAGGGGACCAGCGAGAACATCTACGACCCGGTCGCCAACATCGCCGCCGCCTGCAACTACGCGGCCGACCGGTACGGCTCGATGGACAACGTCGACAGCGCGTACTGA
- a CDS encoding ABC transporter substrate-binding protein, translating into MDPRLTYAPRTLGVIACAAALLLAGCSDPEDAGIEPAADDGAAQGQEVNLSPEQDRVTAEAVPEIAALVPEAIRERGTLEVASSAGTVPPLSFYATDDQTVIGVEPDIASLVADVLDLEINYNVVDWANIFVGLDSGRYDVGFSNITVTEERKEKYDFATYRLDNIAFETLVGGDWRVEGPEDVAGRSIGVSSGTNQEAILVSWSEQNEAAGLEPTDIRYYQNATDYYLALSSGRLDAYLGPNPSAAYHARVTGETEIIGTFSGAGDGLQGEIAATTQRDNGFIEALHAALGEVIENGSYAEVLDRWGLADEGLDASVINPPGLPPTE; encoded by the coding sequence ATGGATCCCCGCCTGACGTACGCCCCCCGAACGCTCGGCGTCATCGCCTGCGCCGCCGCCCTGCTGCTGGCCGGCTGCTCCGACCCCGAGGACGCCGGCATCGAGCCGGCGGCGGACGACGGCGCCGCGCAGGGCCAGGAGGTCAACCTCAGCCCCGAGCAGGACCGGGTCACCGCCGAGGCGGTGCCCGAGATCGCCGCACTGGTCCCCGAGGCGATACGGGAGCGGGGCACCCTTGAGGTGGCCAGCTCCGCCGGCACGGTGCCGCCGCTCTCCTTCTACGCCACCGACGACCAGACGGTGATCGGCGTGGAGCCCGATATCGCCTCGCTGGTCGCCGACGTGCTGGATCTGGAGATCAACTACAACGTCGTGGACTGGGCGAACATCTTCGTCGGCCTCGACAGCGGCCGTTACGACGTGGGCTTCAGCAACATCACCGTCACCGAGGAGCGCAAGGAGAAGTACGACTTCGCCACCTACCGGCTCGACAACATCGCCTTCGAGACGCTGGTCGGCGGCGACTGGCGCGTCGAGGGCCCGGAGGACGTGGCGGGCCGCAGCATCGGCGTCTCCTCCGGCACCAACCAGGAGGCGATCCTGGTCAGCTGGAGCGAGCAGAACGAGGCGGCCGGCCTGGAGCCGACCGACATCCGCTACTACCAGAACGCCACGGACTACTACTTGGCGCTCTCGTCGGGCCGCCTCGACGCCTATCTCGGCCCCAACCCCAGCGCCGCCTACCACGCCAGGGTCACCGGCGAGACGGAGATCATCGGCACCTTCTCCGGCGCCGGCGACGGCCTCCAGGGCGAGATAGCGGCCACCACCCAACGTGACAACGGCTTCATCGAGGCTCTGCACGCGGCGCTCGGCGAGGTGATCGAGAACGGCAGCTACGCCGAGGTGCTGGACCGCTGGGGGCTGGCCGACGAGGGGCTCGACGCCTCCGTGATCAACCCGCCGGGGCTGCCGCCCACCGAGTGA
- a CDS encoding DMT family transporter: MKPWIRVGALALLWGSTFLWTELALRDFPPAQVTFVRSALGALVLTAACLAGGHRLPRDRSIWRHVVVAAFLCNALPFLLFSLGQQHVDSGLAGVLNATTPLWAFVIALALGAERGGLPARLGGLLLGFAGTTLIFAPWRQAGSAGWGALAILVAAASYAVAFAYLGRHLVGRGIPTIVLSSSQLIAATGWTALALPAGGLVLPRPGSTALLALVVLGVLTTGVTFHLTYRIIADEGAVNAATVGYLLPPVSVALGALVLGERPGPLVLAGMVAVLVGVALTRRRASVPAPVAPVESAR, translated from the coding sequence GTGAAGCCGTGGATACGGGTGGGGGCGCTGGCCCTGCTCTGGGGGTCGACGTTTCTGTGGACCGAACTCGCGCTGCGGGACTTCCCGCCGGCCCAGGTCACCTTCGTCCGCAGCGCCCTGGGCGCGCTGGTGTTGACGGCGGCCTGCCTCGCCGGCGGGCATCGGCTGCCACGGGACCGGTCGATCTGGCGGCATGTCGTGGTCGCCGCGTTCCTCTGCAACGCCCTGCCGTTCCTGCTCTTCAGCCTGGGGCAGCAGCATGTCGACTCGGGACTGGCCGGCGTCCTCAACGCGACCACGCCGCTCTGGGCGTTTGTCATCGCCCTCGCGCTCGGCGCGGAACGCGGCGGTCTGCCGGCCAGGCTCGGCGGGCTGCTGCTCGGCTTCGCCGGCACGACGCTGATCTTCGCGCCCTGGCGGCAGGCCGGTTCCGCCGGCTGGGGCGCGCTGGCGATCCTGGTCGCGGCGGCGAGCTACGCCGTCGCGTTCGCCTACCTGGGGCGCCATCTGGTCGGCCGGGGTATCCCCACCATCGTTCTCTCGTCCAGCCAACTGATCGCCGCCACCGGCTGGACCGCGCTCGCGCTGCCCGCCGGCGGGCTGGTGCTGCCGCGCCCCGGCTCCACCGCGCTGCTCGCGCTCGTGGTCCTCGGGGTCCTCACCACCGGGGTGACGTTCCATCTGACGTACCGGATCATCGCCGACGAGGGTGCCGTCAACGCGGCGACCGTCGGCTATCTGCTGCCGCCGGTCTCGGTGGCGCTCGGCGCGCTGGTGCTCGGCGAGCGCCCGGGGCCGCTGGTGCTCGCGGGGATGGTCGCCGTCCTGGTCGGCGTCGCGCTGACCAGGCGCCGGGCGTCGGTGCCTGCGCCCGTGGCCCCGGTGGAGTCGGCCCGGTGA